The nucleotide window CATCAGGATGGAGGTTGTTCTGAAGCATGCGCAGTGGAGCTTCGCAGAGCCAGCTGCGGGCGGAAAGCGTATTGCCTGTCTGCGGAACGATTCTTCTCATTTGCTTAGTGGGTGGCATGGTGATCCCTCGCTGCAGGCTTTTGATTACTTAACTCCGCAAATTGCAAACAGTCGCTCAATAAAACTCGTAGTATTTCGCGCAGCCGTTGTGCGCTCGCGGGCAAGTAGGGCGTCGGCCATTCGTCTTCTCGTATTACATCGGGATCGCGCATGTACGAACGGCATGCGATCTCCATTTGTACGGCATGGACGCCATCTGACGGCGAACCGTAATGCCGTGTAATCCATCCGCCTTTGAAGCGGCCATTCTCCACATGCGAAAAGCCGGAGTTGGCAGCTGTTTGTGTGAGCCGTTGTTGAAGCCCTGCATCGCAGGTCTGACCGTCGTTGGTTCCAAGATTCAAGTGCGGCAATTCTCCGGAGAAAAGCCGCGGGATACGGCTTCGAATCGAGTGCGCATCGTAGAGCACGACATTCGCATGTTGCGCCTGAAGGCGATCGATCTCCATTCGCAATGTCCGGTGATAGGGTTCGAAGTACTCTTTCGTTCTCTGTGTAATCTTGTCAGGCGTGGGTTCTTCTCCCACAAGATAGAGAGCTTCTCCATCGAATGTAGTGCTGGGGCAAAGCTCGGTCGTTGCCTGTCCTGGATAGAGAGAAGCTCCCGATGGATCGCGGTTGACGTCAATGATCGATCGACAGATTTCTGTACGAACCACAGTAGCGCCTAACTCCTGGTGAACAAAGTCATAGAGCTTTTCCA belongs to Silvibacterium dinghuense and includes:
- the hutG gene encoding N-formylglutamate deformylase, with the protein product MNEVAGLLMEYPDWLHVHRGDAPLIVSISHAGTQLPACYRSSFVSQWLARKDVDWWLEKLYDFVHQELGATVVRTEICRSIIDVNRDPSGASLYPGQATTELCPSTTFDGEALYLVGEEPTPDKITQRTKEYFEPYHRTLRMEIDRLQAQHANVVLYDAHSIRSRIPRLFSGELPHLNLGTNDGQTCDAGLQQRLTQTAANSGFSHVENGRFKGGWITRHYGSPSDGVHAVQMEIACRSYMRDPDVIREDEWPTPYLPASAQRLREILRVLLSDCLQFAELSNQKPAARDHHATH